The following are encoded in a window of Bacillota bacterium genomic DNA:
- a CDS encoding 30S ribosomal protein S18: MRRDRGRRPRKKVCVFCQEKTDYIDYKQAEKLKKFITERGKILPRRITGNCAKHQREMTVAIKRARIVALLPFTSESS, translated from the coding sequence ATGAGAAGAGATAGAGGGCGCAGGCCCAGAAAAAAGGTGTGCGTTTTTTGCCAGGAAAAGACGGATTACATTGATTACAAACAGGCGGAAAAATTGAAAAAATTCATCACTGAAAGAGGAAAAATCCTTCCCCGAAGAATAACCGGCAATTGCGCCAAACACCAGAGAGAGATGACAGTAGCTATCAAAAGAGCGCGAATCGTTGCATTGTTGCCT